The following proteins come from a genomic window of Coffea arabica cultivar ET-39 chromosome 11c, Coffea Arabica ET-39 HiFi, whole genome shotgun sequence:
- the LOC113717405 gene encoding putative lipid phosphate phosphatase 3, chloroplastic isoform X2 — MAWRNVISFGSIGSLLQGREGEAQLGCTHTIKSHGATVAKSHKHDWLILLLLIILEIVLNIIHPFYRFVGQDMLTDLKYPMKENTVPIWAVPLYAVLLPIAIFLVIYLRRRDVYDLHHSILGLLFAVLITAVITDAIKDATGRPRPDFFWRCFPDGAQKYDKWGNVICHGDAGDIREGHKSFPSGHTSWSFAGLGFLSLYLAGKIKAFDRKGHVAKLCIVFLPLLAAALVAVSRVDDYWHHWQDVFTGGLIGLVVAFFCYLQFFPPPYHLQGIC; from the exons ATGGCTTGGAGAAATGTGATATCCTTTGGTTCGATTGGGAGTTTGTTACAG GGCAGAGAAGGTGAGGCTCAGCTTGGATGCACACATACCATAAAGTCTCATGGAGCTACGGTTGCAAAGAGCCACAAGCATGATTGGCTTATATTGTTGCTGCTCATCATATTGGAGATTGTTCTAAATATCATACACCCGTTCTATCGCTTTGTCGGGCAGGATATGTTGACTGATCTTAAGTACCCCATGAAGGAAAACACAGTCCCTATATGGGCTGTTCCT TTGTATGCAGTGTTGCTGCCTATTGCCATTTTTCTTGTCATCTATCTTCGCAGGAGAGATGTTTATGATCTGCACCACAGTATCCTCG GGCTGTTATTTGCTGTTCTAATAACTGCTGTAATCACCGATGCAATAAAAGATGCAACAGGCCGACCTCGACCGGACTTCTTCTGGCGGTGTTTTCCAGACGGAGCACAA AAATATGATAAATGGGGCAATGTAATTTGCCATGGTGACGCAGGCGATATTAGGGAAGGACATAAGAGTTTCCCTAGTGGCCACACTTCAT GGTCTTTTGCAGGTCTGGGCTTCCTGTCGTTGTACTTAGCAGGAAAAATTAAAGCATTTGATCGTAAAGGGCATGTTGCAAAACTGTGCATTGTCTTTCTTCCCCTTCTTGCTGCAGCTCTTGTTGCCGTTTCTCGTGTGGATGACTACTGGCACCATTGGCAGGATGTGTTTACTGGAGGTCTCATAG GCCTTGTAGTTGCATTCTTTTGCTATCTGCAGTTCTTTCCACCTCCATATCACCTACAAGGTA TATGCTGA
- the LOC113717405 gene encoding lipid phosphate phosphatase 2-like isoform X1, with translation MAWRNVISFGSIGSLLQGREGEAQLGCTHTIKSHGATVAKSHKHDWLILLLLIILEIVLNIIHPFYRFVGQDMLTDLKYPMKENTVPIWAVPLYAVLLPIAIFLVIYLRRRDVYDLHHSILGLLFAVLITAVITDAIKDATGRPRPDFFWRCFPDGAQKYDKWGNVICHGDAGDIREGHKSFPSGHTSWSFAGLGFLSLYLAGKIKAFDRKGHVAKLCIVFLPLLAAALVAVSRVDDYWHHWQDVFTGGLIGLVVAFFCYLQFFPPPYHLQGWGTYAYFRAVDESSRTNPSHLSPPPPVFNTQSMEVQVVDRQSLSQNPSKEQDPNLHTIDLERGRN, from the exons ATGGCTTGGAGAAATGTGATATCCTTTGGTTCGATTGGGAGTTTGTTACAG GGCAGAGAAGGTGAGGCTCAGCTTGGATGCACACATACCATAAAGTCTCATGGAGCTACGGTTGCAAAGAGCCACAAGCATGATTGGCTTATATTGTTGCTGCTCATCATATTGGAGATTGTTCTAAATATCATACACCCGTTCTATCGCTTTGTCGGGCAGGATATGTTGACTGATCTTAAGTACCCCATGAAGGAAAACACAGTCCCTATATGGGCTGTTCCT TTGTATGCAGTGTTGCTGCCTATTGCCATTTTTCTTGTCATCTATCTTCGCAGGAGAGATGTTTATGATCTGCACCACAGTATCCTCG GGCTGTTATTTGCTGTTCTAATAACTGCTGTAATCACCGATGCAATAAAAGATGCAACAGGCCGACCTCGACCGGACTTCTTCTGGCGGTGTTTTCCAGACGGAGCACAA AAATATGATAAATGGGGCAATGTAATTTGCCATGGTGACGCAGGCGATATTAGGGAAGGACATAAGAGTTTCCCTAGTGGCCACACTTCAT GGTCTTTTGCAGGTCTGGGCTTCCTGTCGTTGTACTTAGCAGGAAAAATTAAAGCATTTGATCGTAAAGGGCATGTTGCAAAACTGTGCATTGTCTTTCTTCCCCTTCTTGCTGCAGCTCTTGTTGCCGTTTCTCGTGTGGATGACTACTGGCACCATTGGCAGGATGTGTTTACTGGAGGTCTCATAG GCCTTGTAGTTGCATTCTTTTGCTATCTGCAGTTCTTTCCACCTCCATATCACCTACAAG GATGGGGAACTTATGCATATTTCCGAGCTGTGGATGAGTCGTCCCGTACAAATCCATCACACTTATCTCCTCCACCTCCTGTATTCAATACGCAAAGCATGGAGGTGCAAGTTGTGGATCGACAAAGCTTAAGTCAAAATCCATCTAAAGAACAAGATCCAAACTTACATACGATTGATCTGGAGCGAGGCAGAAATTAG